One window of the Cryptomeria japonica chromosome 7, Sugi_1.0, whole genome shotgun sequence genome contains the following:
- the LOC131054477 gene encoding nudix hydrolase 2-like: MGAPGECFGKRAVWIKVPKEQATLVPVAIEAGFWYHHAEPSYLMLVYWIPQIPCTVPDNASHQVGIAAFVFNDKGQVLVVQEKCGPYKDSGLWKMPTGRINQRESIQEGARREVQEETGIDTEFLQVVGFRDGHNALFGKSDMLFVCMLKSVSCNIVWMAMDEFAAQPKNQQSKLLKDMIGACVATMDGRCEGFSATEMPASSRKPSAFYCSAIHTE, encoded by the exons ATGGGCGCGCCAGGTGAGTGCTTT GGGAAGAGGGCGGTGTGGATTAAAGTGCCCAAGGAACAGGCAACACTAGTTCCCGTTGCGATTGAG GCAGGATTTTGGTACCACCATGCAGAGCCTTCATATTTGATGTTAGTGTATTGGATACCTCAAATTCCTTGTACCGTCCCTGATAATGCTTCACATCAAGTTGGAATCGCAGCTTTTGTATTTAACGACAAAGGACAG GTTCTAGTAGTTCAGGAAAAGTGTGGACCTTACAAGGATTCTGGGTTGTGGAAAATGCCAACAGGAAGGATTAACCAG CGGGAAAGCATTCAGGAAGGGGCCAGAAGAGAAGTTCAGGAAGAAACAGGG ATTGATACAGAATTTTTACAAGTGGTCGGATTCAG GGATGGTCACAATGCCCTCTTTGGAAAATCCGATATGCTCTTTGTGTGTATGTTGAAGTCCGTTTCTTGTAATATTGTT TGGATGGCCATGGATGAATTCGCAGCTCAACCAAAAAATCAACAGAGTAAACTTCTAAAAGATATGATTGGTGCGTGTGTCGCCACCATGGACGGACGATGTGAAGGATTTTCAGCCACTGAGATGCCTGCTAGTTCGCGCAAACCTTCTGCTTTTTACTGCAGCGCCATCCATACTGAATAA